One stretch of Streptomyces sp. MMBL 11-1 DNA includes these proteins:
- a CDS encoding ABC transporter substrate-binding protein produces the protein MLKKIATGVSVLLLATLTACGSGSTSGKDGDSGGDAGITMGFAQVGAESGWRTANTKSVQQAARAAGVELKFSDAQQKQENQIKAIRSYIQQKVDVIAFSPVVETGWDAVLLEAKRARIPVILTDRAVDSDDDTLYETFLGSDFVEEGEKAGQWLVENTKGPVNVVELQGTTGAAPAIDRKKGFEEKIAARPDITIKASQSGDFTRSGGKQVMEAFLRSNPDVDVVYAHNDDMGLGAIEAIKAAGKKPGEDIKIITVDAVKDGMQALADGEINYIVECNPLLGDQLMDLAKKVVDGEKVPKRVVTEETTFTPEQAKKALPDRQY, from the coding sequence GTGTTGAAGAAGATCGCCACAGGTGTCAGCGTTCTACTGCTCGCCACGCTGACCGCGTGTGGCTCGGGCAGCACCTCGGGCAAGGACGGTGACAGCGGCGGGGACGCCGGGATCACCATGGGCTTCGCCCAGGTCGGCGCCGAGAGCGGCTGGCGTACGGCCAACACGAAGTCCGTCCAACAGGCCGCCAGGGCCGCCGGCGTCGAGCTGAAGTTCTCCGACGCTCAGCAGAAGCAGGAGAACCAGATCAAGGCCATCCGCTCCTACATCCAGCAGAAGGTCGACGTGATCGCCTTCAGCCCGGTGGTGGAGACCGGCTGGGACGCGGTGCTGCTGGAGGCCAAGCGGGCCCGCATACCCGTGATCCTGACCGACCGCGCGGTCGACTCCGACGACGACACCCTGTACGAGACGTTCCTCGGCTCCGACTTCGTCGAGGAGGGCGAGAAGGCCGGCCAGTGGCTCGTCGAGAACACCAAGGGCCCCGTCAACGTGGTGGAACTGCAGGGCACCACCGGCGCCGCGCCCGCCATCGACCGCAAGAAGGGCTTCGAGGAGAAGATCGCCGCGCGCCCCGACATCACGATCAAGGCCTCCCAGAGCGGTGACTTCACCCGCTCCGGCGGCAAGCAGGTCATGGAGGCCTTCCTGCGCTCCAACCCCGACGTCGATGTCGTCTACGCCCACAACGACGACATGGGCCTGGGCGCCATCGAAGCCATCAAGGCCGCGGGCAAGAAGCCCGGCGAGGACATCAAGATCATCACTGTTGACGCCGTCAAGGACGGTATGCAGGCGTTGGCCGACGGGGAGATCAACTACATCGTCGAATGCAATCCGCTCCTCGGCGACCAGCTCATGGACCTCGCCAAGAAGGTCGTGGACGGCGAGAAGGTCCCCAAGCGGGTGGTCACCGAGGAGACGACCTTCACGCCCGAGCAGGCGAAGAAGGCACTGCCCGACCGGCAGTACTGA
- a CDS encoding type VII secretion system-associated protein, whose translation MTGAPARFPRASAAPFDHAPVAVAAGEPEFPVPPAGIVAAARRAPDHWLSVADRHWLGERDDDPAPPWAVLGRWRSDERGDIVAWQSNPDYRPSPAALGWAPPVSDADAALHLAATGYGPDTDVAEALAEAGTVAVCVTGDGLPAWTAAPGGTHALPAFPMPPQARVDRLPAHVMMTLPELLRQLPPGRDVLFLSASAPAALLVRADEIRTRWEEATGERAPAAPTRPTEHGIRHPK comes from the coding sequence GTGACTGGTGCTCCCGCCCGCTTCCCGCGCGCCTCCGCCGCGCCCTTTGACCACGCGCCCGTGGCCGTCGCGGCGGGAGAGCCGGAATTCCCGGTGCCACCCGCCGGCATCGTCGCGGCGGCCCGCCGTGCGCCCGACCACTGGCTGTCGGTGGCCGACCGGCACTGGCTCGGCGAGCGCGACGACGACCCCGCGCCCCCGTGGGCCGTGCTCGGCCGCTGGCGCAGCGACGAGCGGGGCGACATCGTCGCGTGGCAGTCCAATCCGGACTACCGTCCCTCGCCCGCCGCGCTCGGCTGGGCCCCGCCGGTCAGCGACGCCGACGCCGCTCTCCACTTGGCCGCCACCGGATACGGCCCGGACACGGACGTCGCCGAGGCGCTCGCGGAGGCGGGAACCGTGGCCGTGTGCGTGACCGGGGACGGGCTGCCCGCCTGGACGGCGGCCCCCGGCGGAACCCACGCCCTGCCGGCCTTCCCGATGCCGCCGCAGGCGCGGGTGGACCGTCTGCCCGCGCATGTGATGATGACGCTTCCCGAACTCCTCCGCCAACTGCCGCCCGGCCGGGACGTGCTGTTCCTCAGCGCGTCCGCCCCGGCCGCCCTGCTTGTCCGCGCTGACGAGATCCGGACGCGGTGGGAGGAGGCGACGGGCGAGCGGGCGCCGGCAGCCCCGACGCGGCCCACCGAGCACGGAATCAGGCACCCGAAGTGA
- the yjfF gene encoding galactofuranose ABC transporter, permease protein YjfF, translating to MSTSALSPARFPQRFLPVVATFAVFVVTFGAGSIRYENFASGQVVANLFVDNSFLIVLAVGMTFVILTGGIDLSVGAVAALSTMIAAATLNAGWPPLLSIITVLGSGATLGLLMGLVIHHFEVQPFIVTLAGMFLARGLCFLISVESVSITEPSFREFASGAITLPGDVTLTYSVVIALVVVLAALYVLHLTRFGRTVYAVGGSESSARLMGLATSRAKVGVYVVSGFCSALGGLLFSLYMLSGYGLHAVGMELDVIAAVVIGGTLLAGGTGYVVGSVVGVLVLGTVQSLISFEGTLSSWWTKIVIGALLLAFIVLQRLIVRRQA from the coding sequence ATGAGCACCTCGGCTCTTTCCCCCGCGCGCTTTCCCCAGCGTTTCCTGCCCGTGGTCGCCACCTTCGCGGTGTTCGTGGTCACCTTCGGAGCCGGGTCGATCCGCTACGAGAACTTCGCGTCGGGGCAGGTGGTCGCGAACCTGTTCGTCGACAACTCCTTCCTCATCGTCCTCGCGGTCGGCATGACCTTCGTCATCCTGACCGGCGGCATCGATCTCTCGGTCGGCGCGGTCGCCGCCCTCTCCACCATGATCGCCGCGGCCACCCTCAACGCGGGCTGGCCTCCGCTGCTCTCGATCATCACGGTCCTCGGATCAGGCGCCACCCTGGGCCTGCTCATGGGCCTGGTCATCCACCACTTCGAGGTGCAGCCCTTCATCGTCACGCTCGCGGGCATGTTCCTGGCCCGCGGGCTGTGCTTCCTCATCAGTGTCGAATCGGTCTCCATCACCGAGCCCTCCTTCCGTGAGTTCGCGAGCGGAGCCATCACGTTGCCGGGCGACGTCACACTGACCTACAGCGTCGTGATCGCGCTGGTCGTGGTCCTGGCCGCCCTGTACGTCCTGCATCTGACGCGGTTCGGCCGGACCGTGTACGCGGTGGGCGGCAGTGAGTCCTCGGCCCGCCTGATGGGCCTGGCCACCAGCCGGGCCAAGGTCGGCGTCTATGTGGTGAGCGGCTTCTGCTCCGCGCTGGGCGGGCTGCTCTTCAGCCTCTACATGCTCTCCGGCTACGGACTGCACGCCGTCGGGATGGAACTCGACGTCATCGCCGCCGTCGTCATCGGCGGGACCCTCCTTGCGGGCGGGACGGGATATGTGGTGGGTTCCGTGGTGGGGGTGCTGGTCCTCGGCACCGTACAGTCGCTGATCTCCTTCGAGGGCACCCTCAGCTCCTGGTGGACGAAGATCGTCATCGGCGCGCTCCTGCTCGCCTTCATCGTGCTCCAGCGTCTGATCGTCCGCCGGCAGGCCTGA
- a CDS encoding type VII secretion system-associated protein has translation MSESGAEPSVSPLDPPPPEEYVQAARLAPDHWFYLPDPAWRGEGPPPEWAVVGQWRSDSAGVIVAWEDNEDYRPSPEAMGWPEPADEVDRAVQLATTGYGPAKDVTAALARAEVAVPVTAAGEPVSASAPDGTAVVPVYTSPRYLQGIGRLGYVRLPVTDLLARVPVGHSLCLNSSAPVSMVLATEGLADVLAEAADEFAGPDR, from the coding sequence ATGAGTGAGTCCGGCGCCGAGCCGTCCGTCTCCCCCCTGGACCCCCCGCCCCCCGAGGAGTACGTCCAGGCGGCCAGACTGGCGCCCGACCACTGGTTCTACCTGCCGGATCCCGCCTGGCGGGGGGAGGGACCGCCGCCGGAATGGGCCGTGGTCGGCCAGTGGCGTTCGGACTCCGCGGGCGTGATCGTCGCGTGGGAGGACAACGAGGACTACCGGCCGTCGCCGGAGGCGATGGGGTGGCCCGAGCCCGCCGACGAGGTGGACCGCGCCGTCCAGCTCGCCACCACCGGATACGGTCCCGCGAAGGACGTCACCGCGGCGCTGGCCCGGGCCGAGGTCGCGGTACCGGTCACCGCGGCCGGCGAGCCGGTGAGCGCGTCGGCACCCGACGGCACGGCGGTGGTCCCCGTCTACACCTCGCCGCGTTATCTCCAGGGCATCGGCAGGCTGGGGTACGTCCGGCTGCCGGTCACGGATCTCCTCGCCCGCGTACCCGTGGGACACAGCCTGTGCCTCAACAGCTCGGCCCCGGTCAGCATGGTGCTGGCCACGGAAGGCCTCGCGGACGTGCTGGCGGAAGCCGCCGATGAGTTCGCCGGCCCCGACCGGTAG
- a CDS encoding ABC transporter permease: MTRSRLLWPLVALAALIVLNIAVEPSFVELRIQDGHLFGSIVDILRNGAPTLLIAVGMTLVIATRGIDLSVGAVAAIAGAIACTYISGGGDAVTAILLALSVCVLLGLWNGFLVSVLGIQPIIATLVLMTAGRGGAMLLTEGQIITVRDPLYRQIGSGFLVLPIAILISLAVLTAVALITRRTALGMLIEAVGINPKAGELAGVRSRTIIWTVYVFAGLCAGVAGLMISSNVNAADANSAGLWIEMDAILAVVIGGTSLAGGRYSLAGTMVGALVIQTLTTTVYTIGVPTNVTLVFKAVVVIVVCLLQSPRTTKMLRARRTTTTPTSRSQEVAAG, encoded by the coding sequence ATGACGCGCTCGCGGCTGCTGTGGCCGCTCGTCGCGCTCGCCGCGCTGATCGTCCTCAACATCGCCGTCGAGCCCTCCTTCGTGGAACTGCGGATCCAGGACGGGCACCTCTTCGGCAGCATCGTCGACATCCTGCGCAACGGAGCGCCGACGCTGCTGATCGCCGTCGGCATGACCCTGGTCATCGCCACCCGCGGCATCGACCTGTCCGTGGGGGCCGTCGCCGCCATCGCCGGCGCGATCGCCTGCACCTACATATCCGGTGGAGGGGACGCGGTCACCGCGATCCTGCTGGCTCTGAGCGTGTGCGTCCTGCTCGGACTGTGGAACGGCTTCCTGGTATCCGTCCTCGGGATCCAGCCGATCATCGCCACCCTGGTTCTGATGACGGCGGGCCGTGGCGGCGCCATGCTGCTGACCGAGGGCCAGATCATCACCGTCAGGGATCCGCTCTACCGGCAGATCGGCTCAGGCTTCCTCGTCCTGCCGATCGCGATCCTGATCAGCCTCGCCGTCCTGACGGCAGTCGCCCTCATCACCCGCCGGACCGCTCTGGGCATGCTCATCGAAGCCGTGGGGATCAACCCCAAGGCAGGCGAACTGGCGGGCGTACGCTCCCGCACGATCATCTGGACGGTCTACGTCTTCGCCGGTCTGTGCGCGGGTGTCGCGGGCCTGATGATCAGTTCCAACGTGAACGCCGCCGACGCCAACAGCGCCGGTCTGTGGATCGAGATGGACGCCATCCTCGCCGTCGTCATCGGAGGCACCTCGCTGGCCGGGGGGCGGTACTCCCTCGCCGGGACCATGGTGGGCGCTCTGGTGATCCAGACTCTGACCACCACCGTCTACACCATCGGCGTCCCGACCAACGTCACTCTGGTCTTCAAGGCCGTCGTGGTGATCGTCGTCTGCCTGCTCCAGTCGCCCCGGACCACGAAGATGCTCCGCGCGCGCCGCACGACCACAACTCCTACGTCCCGCTCCCAGGAGGTGGCCGCCGGATGA
- a CDS encoding sugar ABC transporter ATP-binding protein: MTDSSALTGAPVVEMRDIRVEFPGIKALSGVDFRLLPGEVHALMGENGAGKSTLIKALTGVHPPTTGVIRLHGEPVAFDTPGQAQEAGISTVYQEVNLLPNLSVAENILLGREPRRLGHIDGRAMRARAKELLARVGLSIDPASPLSSHPIAVQQLVAIARALVVDARVLVLDEPTSSLDADEVAELFRIVRVLRDDGVAILFVSHFLDQVYEIADRMTVLRNGTLVGEYLPSEMDHIDLVAAMLGRERGALEEVRRRSKVRAPGTAPLLSAVALGRTGAIAPIDLDIHAGEVVGLAGLLGSGRTELARVLFGADRAHTGTLTIDGRAHRPRGPRAMIARGVAFCSEDRKAEGVVADLSIRDNLVLALQAARGWARPVPRRTSDALVAEYIAKLDIRPADPDAIMSTLSGGNQQKVLLARWLVTRPRLLILDEPTRGIDIGAKAHIQKVVADLAAEGMAVLFISAELEEVVRVSDRVVVLRDRHKVAELTGQDVSVDQIMSVIAAPSDNHTAAVAS, encoded by the coding sequence ATGACCGATTCCTCAGCGCTCACCGGCGCCCCGGTGGTGGAGATGCGCGACATCCGCGTGGAGTTCCCCGGCATCAAAGCTCTCTCGGGCGTCGATTTCCGCCTGCTCCCCGGTGAAGTGCACGCTCTGATGGGCGAGAACGGGGCAGGCAAGTCCACCCTCATCAAGGCACTCACCGGCGTGCACCCTCCGACGACGGGCGTCATACGCCTGCACGGCGAACCGGTCGCTTTCGACACGCCCGGTCAAGCCCAGGAAGCGGGAATCAGCACCGTCTACCAGGAGGTCAATCTCCTGCCCAATCTCTCGGTGGCGGAGAACATCCTGCTGGGCCGCGAGCCCCGCCGGCTGGGGCACATCGACGGACGGGCCATGCGCGCACGGGCGAAGGAACTGCTCGCCCGCGTCGGCCTGTCCATCGATCCCGCCTCTCCGCTGAGCTCGCACCCGATCGCCGTGCAGCAACTCGTGGCGATCGCGAGGGCACTGGTCGTGGACGCACGCGTCCTGGTCCTGGACGAGCCCACCTCCAGCCTCGACGCCGACGAGGTCGCCGAACTCTTCCGCATCGTGCGCGTGCTGCGCGACGACGGTGTCGCCATCCTCTTCGTCTCGCACTTCCTCGACCAGGTCTACGAGATCGCCGACCGCATGACCGTCCTGCGGAACGGCACACTCGTCGGCGAGTACCTGCCGTCCGAGATGGACCACATCGACCTCGTCGCGGCGATGCTCGGGCGGGAACGGGGAGCGCTGGAGGAGGTACGGCGGCGCTCCAAGGTCCGGGCGCCCGGTACCGCGCCGCTGCTCAGCGCCGTAGCCCTGGGCCGCACGGGAGCGATCGCCCCCATCGACCTGGACATCCACGCCGGGGAGGTCGTGGGTCTGGCCGGCCTGCTCGGTTCGGGCCGCACGGAACTGGCCCGTGTGCTCTTCGGCGCGGACCGCGCGCATACCGGGACTCTCACCATCGACGGCCGCGCGCACCGCCCTCGCGGCCCCCGGGCGATGATCGCCCGGGGTGTGGCTTTCTGCTCCGAAGACCGCAAGGCCGAGGGGGTCGTCGCCGATCTCAGTATCCGCGACAACCTCGTGCTGGCCCTGCAGGCCGCCCGGGGGTGGGCACGGCCCGTCCCGCGCCGCACCTCCGACGCCCTGGTGGCGGAGTACATAGCGAAGCTGGACATCCGCCCCGCCGACCCCGACGCCATCATGAGCACCCTCTCCGGCGGGAACCAGCAGAAGGTGCTGCTCGCCCGCTGGCTGGTCACCCGGCCCCGGCTGCTCATCCTCGACGAACCCACCCGGGGCATCGACATCGGCGCCAAGGCGCACATCCAGAAGGTCGTGGCCGATCTCGCGGCCGAGGGCATGGCCGTGCTGTTCATCTCCGCCGAACTGGAAGAAGTGGTACGCGTGTCCGACCGGGTCGTCGTCCTGCGCGATCGACACAAAGTGGCCGAACTGACCGGGCAGGACGTCTCGGTGGACCAGATCATGTCTGTGATCGCCGCTCCGAGCGACAACCACACCGCGGCGGTGGCCTCATGA